A stretch of DNA from Scleropages formosus chromosome 13, fSclFor1.1, whole genome shotgun sequence:
GTACACTGacaatttaataaaagtattaaacaaaaatataaacaaaaatacacatttatattcacatttatagttattcatttCTGAGACGCTTTACTACAAAGTAAAAGTTTACTCATTATTCTACAATttcttataaaaaaattactaaaaataaacatttacacgtttatcATGAACTTAAGGTAttaggggagaagtgagtctgatagaggtgaattttaagacccttcttaaaagtGTCTTAAAACAATTAAGGtccctttaagaaaaaaatatacatatctaaatgtatatgtgtatatgtattttacatatatttatatatatatattaaaagaaaacatccaTATATTAAATGAGACACAATACACagtatacagaaaaaaatgtcacaaaaactATATAAACTGTGAGACAATATAAGGCTTTTATTACaattttcagcaaaatttcaCCTTTAATGAATGTGagatatgaaaaatacattttaaaaagttaaaaaaagaagcagaggGAGTCGAAACTGAGTATTATTTCAAAAATTGcttgagaaaagaggaaggttttcagaaaaaaaataagaccaATTTTAGCAATTGTGTGTTTTCCCTTGTATCATTTCTGTTCAGAAGTACTTCACACTTTAACTTCTCCGTACACCACCTCTGGTTCTGCCCTCTTCCCCATCCGGGTCCTGCCGTTGCCCTCGTTCCTGCTGACCCTGACGTCTGCATACACCAGATCTTGGCTGTAGGCTTTATCCCCTAGGTAGAAGAGAACAAGACAAGGTACTCCAAGGTCCACATGGGTACATGAGTACATGGCGTCGTTATCAATAGGTGAATATTGTAACTAACAAACTGACCTACTGATGCTCGATCTTTCTTCCTCTTGTACAAGAAGTAAACTCCCACTGTGACGACAAGAAGCACGGTGATAATTGCTAGTGCTGCCGAAACAGGTAAGatcactgaaaaacagaaaatcttcattgcaaacagacaaaaatacttttattttacatatttttaaatttcttgcaTTCCAAAGAACTGACACTACTACCACTAGTACTACtgcaatagtaataataacaattattattacaagcCTCACCCTCTGATTTAAgacaatccttttttttttcgaatGTGTCTTTTTCATTGCTTGTGGGTTTCGGTTGGTTGTAGCACAGAGCAGACAACATCTCTCTCCCATGAAGAGTGAAGAAGATCTTCTTATTCTCCAAGAGAGAAAGGCCTTCTGTAGTGTTCATCCTAACGGCAATCTCTGTGCCATTTGTCAAAGTGCAACTCACAGACGGTCCAAGTTCTGTAGGGTTTCATAATTACCAggagaaaaattattattatcactattattattattataattattattattattgttagcagtagtagcagcagcagtagtagtaagAAAATATGTGTAAGTCTTTTGTTTGCAAAAACTGTGTTAAACTTGATCACTAATCGATTGGCCACCAGGGTGCTGTACTCCCCACAGCTGAAGTGATATTTACTCCCAGGTTCTGTACCTGTACGACTATAAACCCTTCTTTTGGAAACTTCGGTGCTGTAAAATTGAGAAAGACGCTTTACCTGAACAGGTGGGGAGActctgggttctgctttccCTGCTGACATTATTCCAGGCTGTACAGGTGATTTCTCCACTCTCACCCTTTCCCAACAAAACAACACCATCTCCAGAGTTCATATGGGGAATGTCCTCTCCAAGTGGCTGGTCCCCCAGTGTCCAGTTGTAGTGGGGATTGTCCCCCCCAGCGGAGCAGGACACCCTCAGCTCTCCATGAGGTAAACACGCTACGGACAGCCCACGTATAGACACGGCTTCTGGGGGAAGAAACCAACAGCATCTCAGCCACTgagtgtctttgtgtttgatATTAAAAGTGACCTTTTGTGAAACCCTGTTCTGGgatctgctatataaatgagaaacttaaaatccattcattattttatatttatttaatgtcagcAAACTAAAGGAGGAGTCTCAGTCATTTCTGTCTCACAATTTGTGCACAGTTAAAGTACACTactatttactgtaattaccaGGTCGTGTTACATCATTGAAGCAGAGTACTGACCAAACCAGTGTGTGCAAATCCACTGTGTGGAAAATGTACTCTGACAATGGAGTACCTATGCACAATGTAcgatatttctgttttttaccaCATTAAACATTTGATGGAGAAATAACTCACCTTCAAGGATCAACTGAATTTCCTTTCCTGGCAATTGAGCTCCAGTTGTATGAATATACATCTCTAAGGTGTATTGGCCtgaataatttctttctgctttgtcCAGCCTTAAGGTGCcattgttaaaaaaatcaaaacagcatAAATTTTTCTTAAGTCGTCCTCCTCTAAATACAAACAATGTTATGTTGTTATGTTTAAGTTCAACCTGATAACCGCTGGTGTTGGTAACGAGCTGTATAAACACAGGTTTTCCCAGAGCTCCATAACACTGATGAAAACGTTCATTTTTTGTGACGTCACAATAGGCTGCAGCACCTGGAAGAGTGAGAGGAAACAAGAGTCTTGAGCTCCTCTCAGTGAAACATGGTCTCTTTGTCCACCACTCATAATTAGCAATAACCATATGACATGTTAGATACTTGCCCTGTGAACCATATTGTACATATAGACATTATGGTAGTTAAAACCTCAGGCTTATCATTTAAAGGTAACTGCTTGAGTTACAGGAGAGTTCTCACAATATTTCCATagataaaaatggaaacaaaaacaatatgcaactgaataaatgtgcaaGAAGTAAAACTAGCATTGGATAAAACTTATAactaaacaatgaaa
This window harbors:
- the LOC114912140 gene encoding uncharacterized protein LOC114912140 isoform X3, with the protein product MNVFISVMELWENLCLYSSLPTPAVIRLDKAERNYSGQYTLEMYIHTTGAQLPGKEIQLILEEAVSIRGLSVACLPHGELRVSCSAGGDNPHYNWTLGDQPLGEDIPHMNSGDGVVLLGKGESGEITCTAWNNVSRESRTQSLPTCSELGPSVSCTLTNGTEIAVRMNTTEGLSLLENKKIFFTLHGREMLSALCYNQPKPTSNEKDTFEKKKDCLKSEVILPVSAALAIITVLLVVTVGVYFLYKRKKDRASVGDKAYSQDLVYADVRVSRNEGNGRTRMGKRAEPEVVYGEVKV
- the LOC114912140 gene encoding uncharacterized protein LOC114912140 isoform X4, with product MSAVFGLALTLAAVKAVQGAAAYCDVTKNERFHQCYGALGKPVFIQLVTNTSGYQVELKHNNITLFVFRGGRLKKNLCCFDFFNNGTLRLDKAERNYSGQYTLEMYIHTTGAQLPGKEIQLILEEAVSIRGLSVACLPHGELRVSCSAGGDNPHYNWTLGDQPLGEDIPHMNSGDGVVLLGKGESGEITCTAWNNVSRESRTQSLPTCSVILPVSAALAIITVLLVVTVGVYFLYKRKKDRASVGDKAYSQDLVYADVRVSRNEGNGRTRMGKRAEPEVVYGEVKV
- the LOC114912140 gene encoding uncharacterized protein LOC114912140 isoform X1, which translates into the protein MSAVFGLALTLAAVKAVQGAAAYCDVTKNERFHQCYGALGKPVFIQLVTNTSGYQVELKHNNITLFVFRGGRLKKNLCCFDFFNNGTLRLDKAERNYSGQYTLEMYIHTTGAQLPGKEIQLILEEAVSIRGLSVACLPHGELRVSCSAGGDNPHYNWTLGDQPLGEDIPHMNSGDGVVLLGKGESGEITCTAWNNVSRESRTQSLPTCSELGPSVSCTLTNGTEIAVRMNTTEGLSLLENKKIFFTLHGREMLSALCYNQPKPTSNEKDTFEKKKDCLKSEVILPVSAALAIITVLLVVTVGVYFLYKRKKDRASVGDKAYSQDLVYADVRVSRNEGNGRTRMGKRAEPEVVYGEVKV
- the LOC114912140 gene encoding uncharacterized protein LOC114912140 isoform X2; the protein is MSAVFGLALTLAAVKAVQGAAAYCDVTKNERFHQCYGALGKPVFIQLVTNTSGYQVELKHNNITLFVFRGGRLKKNLCCFDFFNNGTLRLDKAERNYSGQYTLEMYIHTTGAQLPGKEIQLILEEAVSIRGLSVACLPHGELRVSCSAGGDNPHYNWTLGDQPLGEDIPHMNSGDGVVLLGKGESGEITCTAWNNVSRESRTQSLPTCSELGPSVSCTLTNGTEIAVRMNTTEGLSLLENKKIFFTLHGREMLSALCYNQPKPTSNEKDTFEKKKDCLKSEALAIITVLLVVTVGVYFLYKRKKDRASVGDKAYSQDLVYADVRVSRNEGNGRTRMGKRAEPEVVYGEVKV